From Argopecten irradians isolate NY chromosome 12, Ai_NY, whole genome shotgun sequence, one genomic window encodes:
- the LOC138335971 gene encoding uncharacterized protein, with protein MPSKKERLQVLSKIWSTPTPFDIDFFDKGNEVVVVTSYRGDVTSWWLGIFKALYPDQVYREKADITKIKPSDGVTLKVNKRTGIMKVSGKNHWNWMVDNFSEVLDQGNADAQELEEQQSVADSVTRYLQLDKNVEEVQDLLDMIPEGGGIMQHDFIMRLWKSLIDDWFGCGATLYIVTPRIDEERLFQIFLLMIRNKGTAFNVTLVTPEKSPEGEKFKKTLSVTQRMMKKTRTPRAQKRLVSDVKMQWAMENLNVHNENFSTNFIAAYKDEEAEVLTTTAHFHKSHFHTNQKDNVCYNKLSTQDLKRNYLFPLGVTTVNY; from the exons ATGCCTTCAAAGAAGGAACGCCTTCAGGTTCTGTCCAAGATATGGTCAACACCCACCCCGTTTGATATAGACTTTTTTGACAAGGGGAATGAGGTGgtggttgtgacgtcatatagaGGAGATGTGACGTCATGGTGGTTAGGTATTTTCAAAGCCCTATACCCAGACCAGGTATACAGAGAGAAAGCtgacattacaaaaataaaaccgTCTGATGGAGTGACACTAAAAGTCAATAAGCGTACAGGGATTATGAAGGTGAGCGGTAAGAACCACTGGAACTGGATGGTAGACAACTTCTCTGAGGTGTTGGACCAAGGTAACGCTGACGCCCAGGAGCTCGAGGAGCAGCAGTCTGTCGCCGACTCTGTCACTCGCTACCTACAGCTTGACAAGAATGTAGAGGAG GTCCAGGACTTGCTGGATATGATACCAGAAGGAGGGGGCATCATGCAACACGACTTTATCATGCGACTGTGGAAGAGCCTCATTGACGATTGGTTCGGATGTGGagctacattgtacattgtaacaCCTCGAATCGACGAGGAGagattatttcaaatttttcttCTGATGATCCGCAACAAAGGAACTGCTTTTAATGTTACCTTGGTAACACCAGAGAAATCCCCAGAGGGTGAAAAATTCAAGAAAACGCTTTCTGTAACTCAAAGAATGATGAAAAAGACGCGGACACCGAGAGCGCAGAAAAGATTAGTTTCGGATGTGAAGATGCAGTGGGCAATGGAGAACCTTAATGTTCACAATGAAAACTTCTCCACGAACTTTATAGCAGCCTACAAGGACGAGGAGGCCGAGGTACTCACTACTACTGCTCATTTCCATAAAAGTCATTTCCATACCAACCAGAAAGACAATGTGTGCTACAATAAGCTCAGTACCCAGGACCTGAAGAGGAACTACCTTTTCCCCTTAGGTGTAACCACGGTGAATTACTAA